From a region of the Coturnix japonica isolate 7356 unplaced genomic scaffold, Coturnix japonica 2.1 chrUnrandom676, whole genome shotgun sequence genome:
- the LOC107307564 gene encoding nascent polypeptide-associated complex subunit alpha, muscle-specific form-like — protein sequence MVTPKRTSQDPTVTPKRPTQDPTVTPWTTQDPLVSPKTTQDPPVTPKRTSQDPTVTPWTTQAPLVPPKRPTQGPPVTPWTTQAPLVPPKRPPQDPHPVPPPSPPSPSQSRVVLPEPTLQFLRRDDVRAHLTPLLASPDTGTATYTVLSPAVLLTAPSPTAARGAARRLQDQLCAFAVEVPPRCRVPGPGSPCWRRLRCCAVWRSADGCWVQGLTLKGMEEENRSTVRDAVRGDGGVGTHEGPNGGPSGVGPNGVGPNGVGPNGDPNGAGPNGGPNGVGPNGGPSGVGPNGGPNGAGPNGGPNGVGPNGGPNGAGPNGGPNGAGPNTDPSGVGPSGVGPKGVVPNGDPNSAGPNSVGPNGGPNGVGPNGAGPSGGPNGVGPNDVGPNGDPNSVGPNKDPNSVGPNGGPNGGPNGAGPNGGPNGVGPNGDLNTDPNDVGPNVDPNDVDPNAGVEKRPSADRGVNPIMGADPNAWPNGEQHVHSNVDPSSWLNEEPNLDPNGDPNLWLNLKPSLDPQRDHSSHLNEEPNLDPKRDPNSPLNEEPNLEPNVDPNSWTILEPKVDPNSNDPNSCPILDPNSNDPNSCSILDPNSSDPNSCSILDPNSTDPNSCSILDPNSNDPNSCSILDPNSTDPISCSILDPNTHPNLWLILDHDGDLGSGPILDPNSTDPNLWPILDPKGTNPNSRPILDPNGTNPNSRPVLDPKGTNPNSRPILDPNGTNPNSRPVLDPKGTNPNSRPILDPNGTNPNSRPVLDPKGTNPNSRPILDPNGTNPNSRPILDPNADPNSWPILDPNVDPNSRPILDPKGTNPNSRPVLDPNGTNPNSRPVLDPNGTNPNSRPIPDLNADPDSRPIPDPDVDRGLGSILDPNTHPHLWSILDPDADPSSRPILDPDADPGSGPILDPDADPGSRPILDPDADPGSGPILDPDADPGSGPIAAPPIDPVLDLGWSMAEDLVPMPAGALRLLQQQHRNLLASITNVSVLPLDGPNFTGLRLRGAPSRCVAVARFVRSLVGSFWTRTEPLHFPGIARFLLAAGGRHLLRRLEDQHRCVFETHGVRWEPPDPQLHPMELLNRIQHRDPHGVGCDVGLSVGRVGRGGAVVEPWGDGDVGRSDGDIGEGWQRVLRWGWGGLQMGLECPMGMEGGPKCGQGGSKWGWGSPK from the exons ATGGTGACACCGAAGAGGACATCCCAAGACCCCACGGTGACACCAAAGAGACCCACTCAAGACCCCACGGTGACACCATGGACCACCCAGGACCCCCTGGTGTCACCAAAGACCACCCAGGACCCCCCAGTGACACCGAAGAGGACATCCCAAGACCCCACGGTGACACCATGGACCACCCAGGCCCCTCTGGTCCCACCAAAGAGACCCACCCAAGGCCCCCCGGTGACACCATGGACCACCCAGGCCCCTCTGGTCCCACCAAAGAgacccccccaggacccccaccCGGTCCCaccaccatccccaccatcTCCATCCCAGTCGCGTGTGGTGCTGCCAGAACCAACGCTGCAATTCCTGCGCCGTGACGACGTCCGCGCTCATCTGACCCCCCTCCTGGCATCACCGGATACCGGCACCGCGACCTACACCGTGCTGAGCCCCGCGGTGCTGCTGACGGCCCCCAGCCCCACGGCGGCCCGCGGTGCCGCGCGGCGCCTGCAGGACCAGCTGTGTGCCTTCGCCGTGGAGGTGCCGCCACGGTGCCGCGTGCCGGGGCCGGGGTCGCCGTGTTGGCGAAGGCTGCGGTGCTGCGCGGTGTGGAGGAGCGCCGAtgggtgctgggtgcagggGCTGACATTgaaagggatggaggaggagaacAGGAGCACAGTGAGGGATGCGGTGAGGGGGGATGGTGGGGTGGGGACACACGAGGGTCCTAATGGGGGTCCCAGTGGGGTGGGTCCCAATGGTGTGGGTCCCAATGgtgtgggtcccaatggggaTCCCAATGGTGCGGGTCccaatgggggtcccaatggtgtgggtcccaatgggggtcCCAGTGgtgtgggtcccaatgggggtcccaatggtgcgggtcccaatgggggtcccaatggtgtgggtcccaatgggggtcCTAATGGTGCGGGTCccaatgggggtcccaatggtgCGGGTCCCAACACAGATCCCAGTGGTGTGGGTCCCAGCGGTGTGGGTCCCAAAGGTGTGGTTCCCAATGGGGATCCCAACAGTGCGGGTCCCAACAgtgtgggtcccaatgggggtcCCAACGGTGTGGGTCCCAACGGTGCGGGTCCCAgtgggggtcccaatggtgTGGGTCCCAACGatgtgggtcccaatggggaTCCCAACAGTGTGGGTCCCAACAAGGATCCCAACAgtgtgggtcccaatgggggtcccaatgggggtcCCAACGGTGCGGGTCccaatgggggtcccaatggtgtgggtcccaatggggaTCTCAACACAGATCCCAACGATGTGGGTCCCAACGTGGATCCCAATGATGTGGATCCCAACGCGGGTGTTGAGAAGCGGCCCAGCGCAGATCGTGGTGTGAATCCCATCATGGGTGCAG ATCCCAACGCGTGGCCCAATGGAGAACAACACGTGCATTCCAACGTGGATCCCAGTTCATGGCTCAATGAAGAACCCAACCTGGATCCCAACGGAGATCCCAATTTGTGGCTCAACCTTAAACCCAGCTTGGATCCCCAAAGGGATCACAGTTCACATCTCAATGAAGAACCCAACCTGGATCCCAAAAGGGATCCCAATTCACCTCTCAATGAAGAACCCAACCTGGAACCCAATGTGGACCCCAATTCATGGACCATCCTGGAACCCAAAGTGGATCCCAACAGCAATGATCCCAATTCATGCCCCATCCTGGATCCCAACAGCAATGATCCCAATTCGTGTTCCATCCTGGATCCCAACAGCAGTGATCCCAATTCGTGTTCCATCCTGGATCCCAACAGCACCGATCCCAATTCGTGTTCCATCCTGGATCCCAACAGCAATGATCCCAATTCGTGTTCCATCCTGGATCCCAACAGCACCGATCCCATTTCGTGTTCCATCCTGGATCCCAACACTCATCCCAATTTGTGGCTCATCCTGGATCATGACGGTGATCTCGGTTCTGGTCCCATCCTGGATCCCAACAGCACTGATCCCAATTTGTGGCCCATCCTGGATCCCAAAGGCACCAATCCCAATTCAAGGCCCATCCTGGATCCCAACGGCACCAATCCCAATTCAAGGCCTGTCCTGGATCCCAAAGGCACCAATCCCAATTCAAGGCCCATCCTGGATCCCAACGGCACCAATCCCAATTCAAGGCCTGTCCTGGATCCCAAAGGCACCAATCCCAATTCAAGGCCCATCCTGGATCCCAACGGCACCAATCCCAATTCAAGGCCTGTCCTGGATCCCAAAGGCACCAATCCCAATTCAAGGCCCATCCTGGATCCCAATGGCACCAATCCCAATTCAAGGCCCATCCTGGATCCCAATGCTGATCCCAATTCATGGCCCATCCTGGATCCCAATGTTGATCCCAATTCAAGGCCCATCCTGGATCCCAAAGGCACCAATCCCAATTCAAGGCCCGTCCTGGATCCCAACGGCACCAATCCCAATTCAAGGCCCGTCCTGGATCCCAACGGCACCAATCCCAATTCAAGGCCCATCCCCGATCTCAATGCTGATCCCGATTCAAGGCCCATCCCGGATCCCGATGTTGATCGTGGTTTGGGGTCCATCTTGGATCCCAACACTCATCCCCATTTGTGGTCCATCCTGGATCCCGATGCTGATCCCAGTTCCAGACCCATCCTGGATCCCGATGCTGATCCTGGTTCCGGACCCATCCTGGATCCCGATGCTGATCCTGGTTCCAGACCCATCCTGGATCCCGATGCTGATCCCGGTTCCGGACCCATCCTGGATCCCGATGCTGATCCTGGTTCCGGACCCATTGCAGCCCCCCCCATAGATCCCGTGTTGGATCTGGGCTGGTCCATGGCCGAGGATCTGGTTCCGATGCCTGCGGGTGCCCTGcgcctcctgcagcagcagcaccggAACCTGTTGGCCTCCATCACCAACGTCTCAGTGCTGCCGCTGGATGGCCCCAACTTCACCGGCCTGCGG CTCCGTGGTGCCCCGTCCCGTTGTGTCGCTGTGGCCAGATTCGTGCGGAGCCTCGTGGGCTCGTTTTGGACCCGAACGGAACCGCTGCACTTCCCCGGCATCGCCCGGTTCCTCCTGGCCGCTGGGGGGCGCCACCTGCTGCGACGCCTGGAGGACCAGCACCGCTGCGTGTTCGAGACCCACGGAGTGAGATGGGAACCACCAGACCCACAG CTGCACCCCATGGAGCTGCTCAACCGTATCCAGCACCGGGACCCACATGGTGTGGGGTGTGATGTGGGTCTCAGTGTGGGGCGTGTGGGTCGTGGTGGTGCCGTGGTGGAGCCGTGGGGTGACGGTGATGTGGGG